In one Mauremys mutica isolate MM-2020 ecotype Southern chromosome 3, ASM2049712v1, whole genome shotgun sequence genomic region, the following are encoded:
- the PEX6 gene encoding peroxisome biogenesis factor 6 isoform X1 → MALAVVRPLDALPPELPPGVAVLRAPAPLAARLRGAGGPALVLAVRPAGRPGAQPALLSAALVAGGPGGGGAELWLRGGWRRRLGLAAGRRVALWPVRRPPALGWALLGAGPGRAGPGLARRGEALPGPGPGPLLLEARPALQGLLGAGTRLALTELRPERGAPAPGPGPPPLVSRFARGAGAPARLRALRGDPAPWGLAAEAGAGAGAGAGAALWVTRRCLRGLGLFQGEWVRLRREGEAGPGGAHLAAVLALLPRWDFPQEPRDPPEGSAVIPAALAFNLACDPLGGSHLLIQRYGEAPGMEERQGSRSLLSIPPFAKELHIEIISSPAYSTRGVYDSILHQHFQTPRLVQEGDILCIPTAGHPEFLEGNSEKFLSWPELYFKVKKMVGVAEGEQSVGYLADLQNTSLYLVGSTNSAVPSSPSRGGHGFWSSLSPAGLSDVVTQLCDALRPHLNSRGTALRGTGSILLAGPSGGGKLTAVRAACSCLNLHLFKVDCVSLCGDTSGATEMKLQSAFAQAELFRPCALLLKGIELLGRDRDGLGEDSRVTATLRHLLLDRDAGSSGYPVLVVATTCRPQDVLADVQTAFLHEVTVRAPSEEQRKAMLSTLTASLPLGKEVSLAKLARRSAGFVLGDFCALLAQGGRAACTRILTSSFPGGLSEDEERDFCAAGFPVLAEDFNVALDQLHETHSQAVGAPKIPAVTWQDIGGLQEAKKDILDTIQLPLEHPELLSVGLRRSGLLLYGPPGTGKTLLAKAVATECTMTFLSVKGPELINMYVGQSEGNVRQVFARARAAAPCIIFFDELDSLAPNRGRSGDSGGVMDRVVSQLLAELDGLHSTRDVFVIGATNRPDLLDPALLRPGRFDKLVYVGMNEDRESQLRVLSAITRKFKLDPSVSLSSVLDQCPAQLTGADLYALCADAMMCAVKRKVDWIEEGLDTESSALVLTMEDFGQAATRLQPSVSEQELLRYRVIQRKFAAC, encoded by the exons ATGGCGCTGGCGGTGGTGCGGCCCCTGGACGCCCTGCCCCCGGAGCTGCCCCCGGGGGTGGCGGTGCTGcgggccccggccccgctggcGGCGCGGCTGCGCGGGGCGGGCGGGCCGGCGCTGGTGCTGGCggtgcggcccgcgggccggcCCGGGGCCCAGCCGGCGCTGCTGAGCGCGGCGCTGGTGGCGGGCGGcccgggcggcggcggcgccgAGCTGTGGCTGCGCGGCGGCTGGCGGcggcggctggggctggcggcGGGGCGGCGGGTGGCGCTGTGGCCGGTGCGGCGGccgccggcgctgggctgggcgctgctgggcgcggggccgggccgggcggggccggggctggcgcGGCGGGGCGAGGCGCtgccgggcccgggcccggggcCGCTGCTGCTGGAGGCGCGGCCGGCGCTGCAGGGGCTGCTGGGCGCGGGGACGCGGCTGGCGCTGACCGAGCTGCGGCCGGAGCGCGGGGCCCCCGCGCCGGGCCCGGGGCCGCCGCCGCTGGTGTCCCGGTtcgcgcggggggcgggggccccGGCCCGGCTGCGGGCGCTGCGCGGGGACCCGGCGCCCTGGGGGCTGgcggccgaggccggggccggggccggggccggggcgggcgcgGCGCTGTGGGTGACCCGGCGCTGCCTGCGCGGCCTCGGGCTCTTCCAGGGCGAGTGGGTGCGGCTGCGGCGGGAGGGCGAGGCCGGGCCCGGCGGGGCGCACCTGGCGGCCGTGCTGGCCCTGCTTCCCCGCTGGGACTTCCCGCAGGAGCCCCGGGACCCCCCGGAGGGCTCGGCCGTCATCCCGGCCGCGCTGGCCTTCAACCTGGCCTGCGACCCGCTGGGCGGGAGCCACCTGCTCATCCAG AGGTATGGGGAAGCTCCTGGTATGGAAGAGAGACAAGGAAGTCGGTCCTTGCTATCCATTCCGCCCTTTGCGAAGGAACTGCACATAGAGATTATCTCCTCACCAGCCTACAGCACCAGAGGAGTCTATGACAGTATTCTCCACCAACACTTCCAAACTCCCAG GTTGGTCCAGGAGGGTGATATCCTGTGTATTCCGACAGCTGGACATCCTGAGTTCTTGGAAGGAAATTCAGAGAAATTTCTTAG CTGGCCGGAGCTGTACTTCAAGGTGAAGAAGATGGTCGGGGTGGCGGAAGGAGAGCAGTCTGTGGGGTACCTGGCTGACCTCCAGAACACATCGCTGTACCTG GTGGGTTCAACAAACAGCGCTGTGCCATCTTCCCCAAGCCGTGGTGGCCATGGGTTTTGGAGCAGTCTGTCTCCCGCCGGGCTCTCTGATGTGGTGACGCAGCTCTGTGATGCTCTCCGGCCTCATCTGAACAGCAG GGGGACTGCGCTACGTGGAACAGGCAGCATTCTACTGGCGGGACCCAGTGGTGGGGGGAAACTGACGGCTGTCAGAGCTGCATGTAGTTGCCTCAATCTCCACTTGTTCAAG GTGGACTGCGTTAGTTTGTGTGGAGACACTAGTGGAGCTACAGAGATGAAGCTACAATCTGCCTTTGCGCAGGCTGAGCTCTTCCGGCCGTGTGCGCTCCTGCTGAAGGGCATCGAGCTGCTGGGACGAGACCGGGATGGGCTGGGAGAGGACTCCAGAGTCACTGCTACACTAAGGCACCTCCTCCTGGATAGAGATGCAGGATCTAG CGGTTACCCTGTCCTGGTGGTTGCCACCACGTGCCGGCCTCAGGACGTCCTGGCAGACGTGCAGACAGCTTTCCTCCACGAGGTGACGGTCCGCGCCCCGTCGGAAGAGCAGCGGAAGGCCATGCTGAGCACGCTCACTGCCAGCCTTCCGTTGGGCAAGGAAGTGAGCCTGGCCAAACTAGCGCGGAGAAGTGCG GGGTTTGTGCTGGGAGATTTCTGTGCTTTGCTGGCCCAAGGAGGCCGGGCAGCTTGCACCAGGATCTTAACCTCAAG TTTCCCAGGGGGGCTGAGTGAGGACGAGGAGAGAGATTTTTGCGCTGCTGGGTTCCCTGTTCTCGCAGAGGATTTTAACGTTGCATTGGATCAGCTCCATGAGACTCATTCGCAGGCGGTTGGAGCCCCGAAG ATCCCCGCGGTCACCTGGCAGGACATCGGCGGGCTCCAGGAGGCGAAGAAGGACATCCTGGACACCATCCAGCTGCCTCTGGAGCACCCGGAGCTGCTGTCTGTGGGGCTGCGCCGCTCTGGCCTTCTGCTCTACGGGCCTCCTGGGACAGGAAAGACCTTGCTTGCCAAAGCTGTGGCCACGGAGTGCACCATGACGTTCCTCAG TGTGAAAGGGCCGGAGCTCATTAACATGTACGTGGGGCAGAGCGAAGGGAATGTGCGCCAAG TGTTTGCCAGAGCCcgggcagctgctccctgcatTATCTTCTTTGATGAACTGGATTCCTTGGCACCCAACCGGGGACGGAGCGGAGACTCGGGCGGAGTTATGGACAG AGTTGTCTCCCAGCTGCTAGCAGAACTTGATGGACTTCATTCCACCAGAGACGTATTTGTGATCGGTGCCACCAACAGACCTGACCTGCTGGACCCAGCACTGCTCCGGCCTGGCAG GTTTGACAAGCTGGTCTATGTCGGCATGAATGAGGACCGGGAGTCTCAGCTGCGAGTGCTGAGCGCCATCACCAGGAA GTTCAAACTGGACCCTTCAGTGAGTCTCAGCAGTGTCCTGGATCAGTGCCCTGCCCAGCTGACGGGAGCAGATCTGTACGCGCTCTGCGCAGACGCCATGATGTGTGCCGTCAAACGGAAGGTGGATTGGATTGAGGAAG GGCTGGACACAGAGAGTTCTGCTCTAGTTCTGACCATGGAGGATTTTGGACAAGCTGCCACAAGGCTGCAGCCGTCGGTTTCGGAGCAGGAGCTGCTCAGATACAGAGTGATCCAGCGGAAGTTTGCTGCCTGCTAG
- the PEX6 gene encoding peroxisome biogenesis factor 6 isoform X2: MALAVVRPLDALPPELPPGVAVLRAPAPLAARLRGAGGPALVLAVRPAGRPGAQPALLSAALVAGGPGGGGAELWLRGGWRRRLGLAAGRRVALWPVRRPPALGWALLGAGPGRAGPGLARRGEALPGPGPGPLLLEARPALQGLLGAGTRLALTELRPERGAPAPGPGPPPLVSRFARGAGAPARLRALRGDPAPWGLAAEAGAGAGAGAGAALWVTRRCLRGLGLFQGEWVRLRREGEAGPGGAHLAAVLALLPRWDFPQEPRDPPEGSAVIPAALAFNLACDPLGGSHLLIQRYGEAPGMEERQGSRSLLSIPPFAKELHIEIISSPAYSTRGVYDSILHQHFQTPRLVQEGDILCIPTAGHPEFLEGNSEKFLSWPELYFKVKKMVGVAEGEQSVGYLADLQNTSLYLVGSTNSAVPSSPSRGGHGFWSSLSPAGLSDVVTQLCDALRPHLNSRGTALRGTGSILLAGPSGGGKLTAVRAACSCLNLHLFKVDCVSLCGDTSGATEMKLQSAFAQAELFRPCALLLKGIELLGRDRDGLGEDSRVTATLRHLLLDRDAGSSGYPVLVVATTCRPQDVLADVQTAFLHEVTVRAPSEEQRKAMLSTLTASLPLGKEVSLAKLARRSAGFVLGDFCALLAQGGRAACTRILTSSFPGGLSEDEERDFCAAGFPVLAEDFNVALDQLHETHSQAVGAPKIPAVTWQDIGGLQEAKKDILDTIQLPLEHPELLSVGLRRSGLLLYGPPGTGKTLLAKAVATECTMTFLSVKGPELINMYVGQSEGNVRQVFARARAAAPCIIFFDELDSLAPNRGRSGDSGGVMDRVVSQLLAELDGLHSTRDVFVIGATNRPDLLDPALLRPGRFDKLVYVGMNEDRESQLRVLSAITRKFKLDPSVSLSSVLDQCPAQLTGADLYALCADAMMCAVKRKVDWIEEGPSEPHVS; the protein is encoded by the exons ATGGCGCTGGCGGTGGTGCGGCCCCTGGACGCCCTGCCCCCGGAGCTGCCCCCGGGGGTGGCGGTGCTGcgggccccggccccgctggcGGCGCGGCTGCGCGGGGCGGGCGGGCCGGCGCTGGTGCTGGCggtgcggcccgcgggccggcCCGGGGCCCAGCCGGCGCTGCTGAGCGCGGCGCTGGTGGCGGGCGGcccgggcggcggcggcgccgAGCTGTGGCTGCGCGGCGGCTGGCGGcggcggctggggctggcggcGGGGCGGCGGGTGGCGCTGTGGCCGGTGCGGCGGccgccggcgctgggctgggcgctgctgggcgcggggccgggccgggcggggccggggctggcgcGGCGGGGCGAGGCGCtgccgggcccgggcccggggcCGCTGCTGCTGGAGGCGCGGCCGGCGCTGCAGGGGCTGCTGGGCGCGGGGACGCGGCTGGCGCTGACCGAGCTGCGGCCGGAGCGCGGGGCCCCCGCGCCGGGCCCGGGGCCGCCGCCGCTGGTGTCCCGGTtcgcgcggggggcgggggccccGGCCCGGCTGCGGGCGCTGCGCGGGGACCCGGCGCCCTGGGGGCTGgcggccgaggccggggccggggccggggccggggcgggcgcgGCGCTGTGGGTGACCCGGCGCTGCCTGCGCGGCCTCGGGCTCTTCCAGGGCGAGTGGGTGCGGCTGCGGCGGGAGGGCGAGGCCGGGCCCGGCGGGGCGCACCTGGCGGCCGTGCTGGCCCTGCTTCCCCGCTGGGACTTCCCGCAGGAGCCCCGGGACCCCCCGGAGGGCTCGGCCGTCATCCCGGCCGCGCTGGCCTTCAACCTGGCCTGCGACCCGCTGGGCGGGAGCCACCTGCTCATCCAG AGGTATGGGGAAGCTCCTGGTATGGAAGAGAGACAAGGAAGTCGGTCCTTGCTATCCATTCCGCCCTTTGCGAAGGAACTGCACATAGAGATTATCTCCTCACCAGCCTACAGCACCAGAGGAGTCTATGACAGTATTCTCCACCAACACTTCCAAACTCCCAG GTTGGTCCAGGAGGGTGATATCCTGTGTATTCCGACAGCTGGACATCCTGAGTTCTTGGAAGGAAATTCAGAGAAATTTCTTAG CTGGCCGGAGCTGTACTTCAAGGTGAAGAAGATGGTCGGGGTGGCGGAAGGAGAGCAGTCTGTGGGGTACCTGGCTGACCTCCAGAACACATCGCTGTACCTG GTGGGTTCAACAAACAGCGCTGTGCCATCTTCCCCAAGCCGTGGTGGCCATGGGTTTTGGAGCAGTCTGTCTCCCGCCGGGCTCTCTGATGTGGTGACGCAGCTCTGTGATGCTCTCCGGCCTCATCTGAACAGCAG GGGGACTGCGCTACGTGGAACAGGCAGCATTCTACTGGCGGGACCCAGTGGTGGGGGGAAACTGACGGCTGTCAGAGCTGCATGTAGTTGCCTCAATCTCCACTTGTTCAAG GTGGACTGCGTTAGTTTGTGTGGAGACACTAGTGGAGCTACAGAGATGAAGCTACAATCTGCCTTTGCGCAGGCTGAGCTCTTCCGGCCGTGTGCGCTCCTGCTGAAGGGCATCGAGCTGCTGGGACGAGACCGGGATGGGCTGGGAGAGGACTCCAGAGTCACTGCTACACTAAGGCACCTCCTCCTGGATAGAGATGCAGGATCTAG CGGTTACCCTGTCCTGGTGGTTGCCACCACGTGCCGGCCTCAGGACGTCCTGGCAGACGTGCAGACAGCTTTCCTCCACGAGGTGACGGTCCGCGCCCCGTCGGAAGAGCAGCGGAAGGCCATGCTGAGCACGCTCACTGCCAGCCTTCCGTTGGGCAAGGAAGTGAGCCTGGCCAAACTAGCGCGGAGAAGTGCG GGGTTTGTGCTGGGAGATTTCTGTGCTTTGCTGGCCCAAGGAGGCCGGGCAGCTTGCACCAGGATCTTAACCTCAAG TTTCCCAGGGGGGCTGAGTGAGGACGAGGAGAGAGATTTTTGCGCTGCTGGGTTCCCTGTTCTCGCAGAGGATTTTAACGTTGCATTGGATCAGCTCCATGAGACTCATTCGCAGGCGGTTGGAGCCCCGAAG ATCCCCGCGGTCACCTGGCAGGACATCGGCGGGCTCCAGGAGGCGAAGAAGGACATCCTGGACACCATCCAGCTGCCTCTGGAGCACCCGGAGCTGCTGTCTGTGGGGCTGCGCCGCTCTGGCCTTCTGCTCTACGGGCCTCCTGGGACAGGAAAGACCTTGCTTGCCAAAGCTGTGGCCACGGAGTGCACCATGACGTTCCTCAG TGTGAAAGGGCCGGAGCTCATTAACATGTACGTGGGGCAGAGCGAAGGGAATGTGCGCCAAG TGTTTGCCAGAGCCcgggcagctgctccctgcatTATCTTCTTTGATGAACTGGATTCCTTGGCACCCAACCGGGGACGGAGCGGAGACTCGGGCGGAGTTATGGACAG AGTTGTCTCCCAGCTGCTAGCAGAACTTGATGGACTTCATTCCACCAGAGACGTATTTGTGATCGGTGCCACCAACAGACCTGACCTGCTGGACCCAGCACTGCTCCGGCCTGGCAG GTTTGACAAGCTGGTCTATGTCGGCATGAATGAGGACCGGGAGTCTCAGCTGCGAGTGCTGAGCGCCATCACCAGGAA GTTCAAACTGGACCCTTCAGTGAGTCTCAGCAGTGTCCTGGATCAGTGCCCTGCCCAGCTGACGGGAGCAGATCTGTACGCGCTCTGCGCAGACGCCATGATGTGTGCCGTCAAACGGAAGGTGGATTGGATTGAGGAAG GGCCGAGTGAGCCGCATGTCAGCTAG